Genomic DNA from Melopsittacus undulatus isolate bMelUnd1 unplaced genomic scaffold, bMelUnd1.mat.Z mat_scaffold_646_arrow_ctg1, whole genome shotgun sequence:
ATATGGCTCAGAAGCAAAGTGAGATGATCAGTATTGCCTGGAAggataaaacaggaaaaagtgtTGATGGCATCCCCAGAAAGAaagtgaacatttttttcccccagccaAGGCCCTTACTCAAAAAGATAtaacttttggaagaaaacatgaaacactCACAGCAGTTATTTGCTTATCGAAGGTAACtcctttattttgaaacaagaaATATATGACATGTGATTCAGTTAGTAGATATGTATGTGTCTATGCTGAATTTTTGTAAGAATCTCAATGCCTTGGAAAAGAGGAGTGTATGCGATACTATATGAAGAAAAGGGTACTGTGTATCcaaatgctgctgtgttttataCTTGTTTGCaaatctttgctttcagtgCAACTAAGCAAGTAAACTTCCATTTTAAGGAATGAAGtaactatttttttcatgtttgatttttttcacagaCCAAGACTAAACTGGTGCAGATGATGTTTCTGAGAGATACATTTTTGATACTCCATGAAACAACCATGAAATTCAAAATCATTGAGCTGCCATACGTGGAAAATGATCTGAGCATGTTTGTTCTCCTACCAGATGACATCAATGATAACACTACTGGTCTGGAGCTGGTAAAAATGACCTGCTGTTGTGTCACATACACTATGATACAGTAAcaaaattagattaaaaaagtGAGGAAGAATGAGCTTCAAAATCGTGGTAGAATAGGTTTTGATGTGTGCATACTTTGCTTCATTAACACCATAATTTCCCAGCTCCTAAGCTGAGGGCATCTGATAGTATTGCACGcatagtattttattttacttacagatgcatttaaaaactatgtctgcacaactggcttagacTGTTTTGCATCCCCTTTTCTACTGCCAGAATAGCACGAAGGAAGGACCAAATCTGAATCACTGCGCTCTAAAGTTATCTTCTCCTAAGAGCTGTATTAATTTTTATACCACTTGCAGTCCAGATTTGCACCTGGTATTTTGTGGTGGTTTCTCAAACTATGTGTTGACTATCCCAAACCAGAAGGTATCAACAGCCACTCATGAACATCCCAGGATAAGTTTCAGATTCTAAACAGATCAGAATAAACATCTTCCTATTTGCACCTCAGGTCCCATGCATTCCACTTATTGCCCACTGCTAGGAGAAAAGTTATCCATATATACACAAAGCAAGAGCTTATTAATATCATTATAAGTCACACATTGCAAAAAAACAATATTCTTCAcgccaagaaaaaaaaatataactacTCTGAGGTTTCAGGCCTACACCTCACCacctttaagaaaacaaatgggagTATAAGGCACACAGAACTTTGCAGAATCATGCCTTATGAATATGGTGCATGTTCCAACTGTAGCCACTGCTGgtggctgggttttgttttacatgTTCTTGATGAGTGAAGCATGAAATCAGACTCCACAACTCAAGgagagttataaagcaggtatgtttattaCGGGCCCGGGTGCAAGGGGAATCACTCCTCCTAACTTGCACACCAAGGGGTTAAGCGAGCagatatttattacacacaagcatgcatattcattaGGTTCCCTGAGAGATCAGCGGGGCTATTACAATTAGTTTAGGAACtcattatcataagtctcctccaTTTTGGCAGCTGCGCACTGCCCACTGACggttgtgggcaggggtcttcaagatgaagaagtcttcctcacagtgtactcttcacctttggcacagttggatgccccagtaatcacaaaactagctgaaaccagccatatctgtaagTTTCTGATAGCTGGCAAAGAGTtagaacagtgtgaccttcgtacaaaatttattgcaagcaaaacaggatgggcagacaaggagtatcctaAGCTAGCAGACATTCAGGAGTCACTGTCTCCAAACTAACTGACAATTAGAAGGATGGTAAGAAAAAATTCACTCGTTAGAACGATGGTAAGAAACAATTCACTCACGTTAGTAAGACTACTAAATTCTGTTATCACACCACTTATAACACAAACATTGTTTTCTATCTTAGACCTAAGTTAAGTTAAAAGTATTTCAAccctgttttccaggcacttgcTTTCCTTATGAGTGTTATGACACTGGTATCCACATGTCTTGTCTCTATTCTTCACACTCCAACTGGTTTCTTTCTTGACTCATTGCAGGTGGAAAGAGAGCTGACCTATGAGAAATTGGCTGAATGGACCAAATCAGCCAATATGATGAAAGCTGAAGTGGATCTGTACCTGCCCAAGTTGAAGGTGGAAGAGAATTATGACCTTAAATCCACTTTGAGCAGCATGGGAATACAAAATGCTTTTGACCCTGTTCAGGCTGATTTCACAGGGATGTCAGTGAAGAAGGATCTTTTCATCTCAAAGGTTATTCACAAAGCTTTTGTGGAGGTCAACGAAGAAGGCACTGAGGCATCAGCTGCCACAGGTGCTCTGGTGCTGAGATCAAAAGCACCAACAATGACTTTTAAAGCTGATCacccttttctcttcttcatcaGACACAACAAatcacaaaccattctattctATGGCAGACTCTGCTCACCCTAGTCAGTTACTCCTTGCCCTGCAACACCAGAGATGCTTGCTTGCCAGCACAGAGGCAAATCCCAAAACCTGAAACTCCTGCTGCAACTAGGTAGAGAAGGACTTTGACCCTTTCTCCATCAGGCCACACACCCCAGGGCCAGAGGCACAGTTCCTCCTGTGCCCTTCCTCTTACCCTGAAGGGACAACCATGCCAGAGCCAAGAAGAAGGCACAATGGCTTGCATCCATAGAGCAATCCTGGTTGTCATTCAGACCAGGCCATCAAGGATAGCTCTGTCCTAACCATTATTAGCTGTGGCATTTCTATCCCTTCCCCTCTGAGCAGTGTATACAAATGCATGCTAACACAGGCCATCTCCCCACCCCCATGACTAGAGCCCCAGATTCAAACATACTCAGCACTTACACCCAGCCTGCAGCACTTACACCCTGCTTAGCCCTCAATTAGGTCCTTGCATTGCAGCTACGG
This window encodes:
- the LOC117438818 gene encoding heterochromatin-associated protein MENT-like isoform X1, which codes for MESLSVSTNSFTLDLYKKLNETSRGQNIFFSPWSIATALAMVYLGAKGDTATQMAEILSLKQAENIHSGFKELLSAMNKPRSTYLLKSANRLYEEKTYPLLPKFLQLITSYYNSKPQAVNFKTAAEQARAQINSWVENETERKIQGLLPAGSLNSHTVLVLVNAIYFRGNWEKKFLEKNTSETPFRVSKTKTKLVQMMFLRDTFLILHETTMKFKIIELPYVENDLSMFVLLPDDINDNTTGLELVERELTYEKLAEWTKSANMMKAEVDLYLPKLKVEENYDLKSTLSSMGIQNAFDPVQADFTGMSVKKDLFISKVIHKAFVEVNEEGTEASAATGALVLRSKAPTMTFKADHPFLFFIRHNKSQTILFYGRLCSP